The following coding sequences are from one Electrophorus electricus isolate fEleEle1 chromosome 22, fEleEle1.pri, whole genome shotgun sequence window:
- the LOC118240657 gene encoding urokinase plasminogen activator surface receptor-like, producing the protein MDIQITLGLITLFFTKALALKCYEYYGPVPNEYSYTNPCPDRCGSVTASLSTNGIQVDYSIHTCIPPTLCISGRVNVGLLKLTANSKCCDTDQCNKQVVPALPNQPPNGKKCCNTRDCSDTVNCEGDEDHCFSATVVLYSVNATVSGCATKSVCEGLLPLMHTTNVITDVKCCEGDLCNSTGSLH; encoded by the exons ATGGACATTCAAATCACATTGGGACTaatcactttgtttttcacCAAAG CACTGGCACTCAAATGCTATGAGTATTATGGACCGGTACCTAATGAATACAGTTACACAAATCCGTGTCCAGATCGGTGTGGTAGCGTCACTGCCAGCCTAAGCACAA ATGGTATACAGGTAGACTATAGTATACATACTTGTATACCACCCACACTGTGTATTAGTGGCAGGGTGAACGTTGGGCTTTTGAAATTGACCGCTAATTCCAAATGCTGCGACACTGATCAGTGCAACAAGCAAGTGGTCCCAG CTTTACCAAACCAGCCTCCTAATGGGAAGAAGTGTTGCAATACCAGAGACTGCTCAGATACTGTGAACTGTGAAGGAGATGAAGACCACTGCTTTAGCGCAACAG tgGTTTTGTACAGCGTTAATGCAACCGTGAGTGGATGTGCAaccaagagtgtgtgtgaaggccttttACCACTCATGCATACAACAAATGTAATAACGGATGTGAAGTGCTGTGAGGGGGATCTGTGTAACAGTACTGGCAGCTTACACTGA
- the LOC118240658 gene encoding epidermal differentiation-specific protein-like, with translation MNKIIVYEHINFEGLSKEFTSNVSNLVEHFFNDTISSLKVIGNPWVAYTDINFSGSQAVYEEGEYNRVNPNDSISSLEMITDDLTNPQITLYEHSAYRGSSIVLTCETNLAYGSFNDTASSHKVQRGAWVLYEHSNRGGAMMVARASCDVPKYGWFNDKVSHVRPLNPGRSIITAEVLWGQKEEHVSSVVIDILDGRNDTDHEQNFSTELDQEYEQAVTDTFSFRNESSISVGANFEVNVGLVKAESSLTLSNTFTVEKGSSNTRTEKKAVRVSLPAKIPPHTKLTCISFLLDQMYTKLPSHSILYNIPLQSGVLERKKEQIHEYRSNSGNSINAEFKEQKI, from the exons ATGAACAAGATCATTGTCTATGAGCATATTAATTTTGAGGGTCTCAGCAAAGAGTTTACCTCCAATGTCTCCAACTTGGTTGAGCACTTTTTCAATGACACCATTTCCTCTTTGAAGGTGATTGGAAATCCATGGGTGGCTTACACAGATATCAATTTCAGTGGCTCCCAGGCTGTCTACGAAGAAGGAGAATACAACAGAGTGAATCCCAATGACAGCATTTCATCACTAGAGATGATTACAGATGACCTGACAAATCCTCAGATCACACTGTATGAACACTCGGCATACAGAGGTAGCAGCATTGTTCTTACCTGTGAGACAAACCTGGCCTATGGCTCTTTCAATGATACAGCTTCTTCTCACAAGGTGCAGAGAGGAGCCTGGGTCCTGTATGAGCACTCAAATAGAGGTGGCGCTATGATGGTGGCCAGAGCATCTTGTGATGTGCCTAAGTATGGCTGGTTCAATGACAAAGTCTCTCATGTGCGCCCTCTAAACCCGGGCAGGTCCATTATAACAGCTGAGGTCCTCTGGGGCCAGAAGGAGGAACACGTGTCATCTGTTGTCATTGACATCCTGGATGGTCGGAATGATACAGATCATGAGCAAAACTTCTCCACGGAGCTGGATCAAGAGTACGAGCAGGCTGTCACTGATACCTTCAGCTTCCGCAACGAATCAAGCATCAGTGTGGGAGCAAACTTTGAGGTGAATGTGGGTTTAGTGAAGGCAGAGAGCAGCCTCACTTTGAGCAATACTTTCACAGTGGAGAAAGGAAGCAGCAACACTAGAACAGAGAAGAAGGCTGTTCGTGTCAGCCTGCCAGCCAAAATCCCTCCGCACACCAAGCTCACTTGTATTTCATTCCTGTTAGATCAGATGTATACAAAGCTTCCATCACATTccatactatataatatac cccttcagtcaggtgtgttggaaaggaaaaaagaacaaattcaTGAGTATAGGAGCAACTCTGGGAACTCGATTAATGCTGAATTTAAGGAGCAGAAGATCTAA
- the LOC118240631 gene encoding epidermal differentiation-specific protein-like, whose amino-acid sequence MNKIIVYEHINFEGLSKEFTSNVSNLVEHFFNDTISSLKVIGNPWVAYTDINFSGSQAVYEEGEYNRVNPNDSISSLEMITDDLTNPQITLYEHSAYRGRSIVLTCETNLAYGSFNDTASSHKVQRGAWVLYEHSNRGGAMMVARASHDVPIYDWFNDKVSHVRPLNPGRAIITAEVLWGQKEERVSSAVIDTLDGRNDTDHEQNFSTELDQEYEQAVTDTFSFHNESSISVGARFELNVGLVKAASSLTLSNTFTVEKGSSNTRTEKKAVRVSLPAKIPPHTKLTVNVVRKEVQVKVPVKLTINTGFLSKVEYGEYRSNSGKSISAEFKEEKI is encoded by the coding sequence ATGAACAAGATCATTGTCTATGAGCATATTAATTTTGAGGGTCTCAGCAAAGAGTTTACCTCCAATGTCTCCAACTTGGTTGAGCACTTTTTTAATGACACCATTTCCTCTTTGAAGGTGATTGGAAATCCATGGGTGGCTTACACAGATATCAATTTCAGTGGCTCCCAGGCTGTCTACGAAGAAGGAGAATACAACAGAGTGAATCCCAATGACAGCATTTCATCACTAGAGATGATTACAGATGACCTGACAAATCCTCAGATCACACTGTATGAACACTCGGCATACAGAGGTAGGAGCATTGTTCTTACCTGTGAGACAAACCTGGCCTATGGCTCTTTCAATGATACAGCTTCTTCTCACAAGGTGCAGAGAGGAGCCTGGGTCCTTTATGAGCATTCAAATAGAGGTGGCGCTATGATGGTGGCCAGAGCATCTCATGATGTGCCTATCTATGACTGGTTCAATGACAAAGTCTCTCATGTGCGCCCTCTAAACCCGGGCAGGGCCATTATAACAGCTGAGGTCCTCTGGGGCCAGAAGGAGGAACGTGTGTCATCTGCTGTCATTGACACCCTGGATGGTCGGAATGATACAGATCATGAGCAAAACTTCTCCACGGAGCTGGATCAAGAGTACGAGCAGGCTGTCACTGATACCTTCAGCTTCCACAACGAATCAAGCATCAGTGTGGGAGCAAGATTTGAGTTGAATGTGGGTTTAGTGAAGGCAGCGAGCAGCCTCACTTTGAGCAATACTTTCACAGTGGAGAAAGGAAGCAGCAACACTAGAACAGAGAAGAAGGCTGTCCGTGTCAGCCTGCCAGCCAAAATCCCTCCCCACACCAAGCTCACTGTGAATGTGGTGAGGAAGGAGGTGCAAGTGAAGGTCCCAGTCAAGCTGACCATCAACACAGGTTTCCTGAGTAAGGTGGAGTATGGTGAGTATAGGAGCAACTCTGGGAAATCGATTAGTGCTGAATTCAAGGAGGAGAAGATCTAA